The following is a genomic window from Hymenobacter sp. APR13.
GTAAATCAGAATCAGCAGCATCACGAACAGCACGTGCGGCAGGTAGCGCACCGGCAGCCCTTCCCGAAACAGGCCATCCATGCGCGTGAGGCGCTCCAGCAGCGAAAACACGCTCCAGGAGTTGCGGGGCGCCGCCGGCCGCGGCGCCTTGGCGGCGTTTGGGGCGCGCGGAGCCGGCTCCGTTGGCGGCGCGGGGGCGGGCTCCGGCGTGGGCGCAGGCTCCGGCTCCACGTAGCGGGGCACGTTGGCGCGGGGCTGGCTGGCGACGGGTTTTATGGTATTAATAGCCACGGGGCGTGGGGAAGGTCAAAGGTGGTTTCTCGCAGTGTTTCGCAGTGGGTGACGCAGTGTCGCGTAGTGTGCTACCGACTTCGTTCCTCACTTTTGATACCGATGCGCAGCTTCGCCGAACGGGCGCGGCTGTTCGTGGCTACTTCCTGCTCGGAGGCCTCAATCGGCTTGCGGGTCAGGACCTCGAACGGGGTGTTGGTGTTGCCGAACAGGTCTTTTTCCGCTTCGCCGAAGAACCTGCCCTTGGCCAGGAAGTTCTTCACCAGCCGGTCTTCCAGCGAGTGGTAGCTCATCACCACCAGTCGTCCGCCGGGCCGCAGCACCTGGGCCGTTTGCTCCAGCATTTCCTGCAGGGCCTTCATTTCGTCGTTGGCCTCGATGCGCAACGCCTGAAATACCTGGGCCAGGTACTTGTTTTCCTTGCCGCGCGGCGTGCAGCTGGCAATGGCCTTCTTCAGGCCGGCAATGGTGCTGATGGTCTGGCCGCGCCGCGCCGAAGCCACGGTCTGGGCCAATGTGCGGGCGTTGGTGACCTCGCCGTACATGCCGAAGATGCGGTGCAGGTCGGCTTCCGGGTACTCGTTGATGATGTCGGCGGCGGTGGGGCCATCCTCGGCGTTCATGCGCATGTCCAGCGGCCCGTCGAAGCGGGTGCTGAAGCCGCGCTCCGGCGTATCAAACTGGTGCGACGACACGCCCAGGTCGGCCAGCAGCCCGTCTACGGGCAGGGCGCCGTGGCGCTGCAGCTCCTGGTGCAGGTCGCGGAAGTTGCTGCGAATGAACGTGAACTGCGGCCGGGCCAGCTTCTGCGCCTCGCGCTCAGCGTCGGCGTCCTGGTCGAAGCTGTAGAGATGGCCGGCGCCGCTCAGGTGCTCCAGCATGCGGGCCGAGTGGCCGCCGCCTCCGAACGTAACATCGACGTAGCGGCCCTCGGGGCGCAGCTCCAGCGCCTCCAGGCACTCGCGCAGCATCACGGGCCGGTGGTAGGCGGTATCGTTCAGGTAATCGTTTGCTGGGGTTTCGCTCATGCGGCCAGGGAGCCGCCAGGCCCGGTTTCGGTGGTGAGAAATTTCTGGGCCAGCTTGGAGAAGCTCTGCTGGTCCTTTATGAGGTATTCGTCGTAGCGGGTGGTGTCCCAGATTTCGCAGCGGTTGCCGAGGCCCACGATGATGGCCTCCTTCTCCAGGCCGGCGTAGCGCCGCATGGAACCCGGCAGCATAAACCGCCCGATACTATCCAGCTCCACCTCGGTCATGCCCCGGAAGAAGTTGCGCTGAAACTGCCGGTACTCCTCGTTGAACTCGTCGAGCGCCATCACCTTGTCGTGAATCACGCGCCACG
Proteins encoded in this region:
- the rsmH gene encoding 16S rRNA (cytosine(1402)-N(4))-methyltransferase RsmH → MSETPANDYLNDTAYHRPVMLRECLEALELRPEGRYVDVTFGGGGHSARMLEHLSGAGHLYSFDQDADAEREAQKLARPQFTFIRSNFRDLHQELQRHGALPVDGLLADLGVSSHQFDTPERGFSTRFDGPLDMRMNAEDGPTAADIINEYPEADLHRIFGMYGEVTNARTLAQTVASARRGQTISTIAGLKKAIASCTPRGKENKYLAQVFQALRIEANDEMKALQEMLEQTAQVLRPGGRLVVMSYHSLEDRLVKNFLAKGRFFGEAEKDLFGNTNTPFEVLTRKPIEASEQEVATNSRARSAKLRIGIKSEERSR
- the mraZ gene encoding division/cell wall cluster transcriptional repressor MraZ, whose product is MHLLSGEYDCKLDPKGRLVLPAKVKGSLPEASGNQLVLVRGFEPCLVLYPREAWRVIHDKVMALDEFNEEYRQFQRNFFRGMTEVELDSIGRFMLPGSMRRYAGLEKEAIIVGLGNRCEIWDTTRYDEYLIKDQQSFSKLAQKFLTTETGPGGSLAA